One Osmerus eperlanus chromosome 24, fOsmEpe2.1, whole genome shotgun sequence DNA window includes the following coding sequences:
- the acbd6 gene encoding acyl-CoA-binding domain-containing protein 6 isoform X2, whose translation MASRSPSSSPDSATGSGTDPARPDTGEPLGGGSDSDSDLGLGKFDCGAVDAGHRLEGEELEQEFESAADRLRDLVQTASRDQLLYLYARYKQVKIGKCNTTKPGFFDFEGQRKWQAWKQLGDMGSEEAMQEYVTCVNSLDPEGSHKDRRGAERRTGFGGPAVSSLYQEEMIREEDKNIFDYCRENNMQNVSTAISSKKVDVNAKDEEGRALLHWACDRGHKDLVSLLLQNSADINSQGGLCLSCVCVCVCVCVCS comes from the exons ATGGCATCTCGCTCTCCATCATCGTCCCCGGATTCAGCCACGGGCTCAGGTACCGATCCAGCTCGGCCCGACACCGGAGAACCACTCGGTGGAGGCTCAGACTCAGATTCGGATTTGGGATTAGGGAAATTCGACTGCGGCGCAGTTGATGCGGGGCATCGACTGGAAGGAGAAGAACTGGAGCAAGAATTCGAATCGGCAGCAGACCGTTTACGAGACCTGGTGCAGACGGCTAGTCGAGACCAGTTACTGTACCTGTACGCCAGATATAAACAG GTTAAAATTGGAAAGTGCAACACAACAAAACCTGGCTTCTTTGACTTCGAGGGCCAGAGAAAATG GCAGGCCTGGAAGCAGCTAGGGGACATGGGGTCAGAGGAGGCCATGCAGGAGTACGTCACATGCGTCAACTCATTAGACCCAGAAGGCAGCCACAAG GACAGGCGTggtgcagagaggaggacaggattcGGAGGCCCGGCCGTCAGCTCACTCTATCAGGAGGAAATGATccg gGAGGAGGATAAGAACATCTTTGACTACTGCAGGGAGAACAACATGCAGAACGTGAGCACAGCCATCAGCTCCAAGAAGGTGGATGTCAACGCCAAGGACGAGGAG gggcgAGCTCTGCTGCATTGGGCCTGTGACAGAGGGCATAAGGACCTAGTGTCTTTGTTACTGCAGAACAGCGCTGATATCAACAGCCAG GGGGGCCTTTgtctttcgtgtgtgtgtgtgtgtgtgtgtgtgtgtgtgtgttcatga